The following proteins are co-located in the Telopea speciosissima isolate NSW1024214 ecotype Mountain lineage chromosome 9, Tspe_v1, whole genome shotgun sequence genome:
- the LOC122638745 gene encoding secreted RxLR effector protein 78-like — translation MASRLSTVLHELISIEQGAFQKGKVIFENIGVASELTNMMFAKCRGGGMGMKLDIQKAFNILDLSYLFDVLCAFGFSPIWVSWVHQILLSTRISVLINRCPVGFFGVERGLRQGDPLSPLMFILSKEVLCRGLSALREMGWLNALPGPR, via the coding sequence ATGGCGAGTCGCTTGTCAACTGTCCTTCACGAGCTAATCTCTATTGAGCAGGGTGCCTTCCAGAAAGGAAAAGTAATCTTTGAGAACATAGGTGTGGCCTCAGAGTTAACTAATATGATGTTCGCAAAATGCAGAGGCGGTGGAATGGGTATGAAACTGGACATCCAAAAGGCCTTCAACATTCTTGACTTGAGTTATCTCTTTGATGTCCTCTGTGCCTTTGGTTTCTCTCCAATATGGGTTTCTTGGGTGCATCAGATCCTTCTTTCTACAAGGATTTCTGTTTTGATTAATCGGTGTCCGGTTGGTTTCTTTGGTGTGGAAAGGGGCCTGAGACAAGGCGACCCACTTTCTCCTCTCATGTTTATTCTTTCAAAAGAAGTGCTTTGCAGAGGTCTCAGTGCTCTGCGTGAGATGGGATGGCTCAACGCTCTTCCTGGTCCTAGATAG
- the LOC122639339 gene encoding spermidine sinapoyl-CoA acyltransferase, which yields MEVKIIETREVLPVRPPFDQDHVLPLSHLDNDRNVHINFRYLRAYVNNRSTANHTAAAADPAQVISEALSKALVYFYPYAGTLRPLPNDSRLFLFCSSGKGVPVIHAAADRTLASLNYLDDPTTPNLDTLVPDPSHGEELVHPCILQITVFECGGFCLGASINHSMCDGYGSSLFFNAMVELSRGAAQPSVQPVWDRASLLAPRKPPRVEVPFHEFLQLDKEFSPYRQAIGPVVRECFAIKDNSLECFRAELQKLSGSSFTTFEALGAFIWRARVKASKFAGDDIVKFAYLINIRKLMKPALPAGYYGNGCIVMYVQLGAKELVEQPIWKTAELIKKSKSNATDEYVRSFIDFQELNYGEGITAGKGVSGFTDWRHLGHSAVDFGWGGPVTVLPLSRNIIGSTEPCFFLPYSSANEGMKDGFKVMISLPETDMPTFRVEMDKFTNLKLSTL from the exons ATGGAAGTGAAGATCATAGAAACGAGGGAGGTTCTCCCGGTACGTCCACCGTTCGATCAGGATCACGTCCTCCCACTCTCCCACCTCGACAACGATCGTAACGTCCACATCAACTTCCGCTACCTCCGCGCTTACGTTAACAACCGTAGCACGGCCAACCACACCGCCGCTGCCGCCGATCCCGCCCAAGTCATCTCTGAAGCACTTTCAAAGGCCCTTGTCTACTTCTACCCTTATGCGGGCACTCTCCGCCCCCTACCGAACGACTCTCGCTTGTTCCTCTTCTGCTCCTCTGGAAAAGGAGTCCCCGTCATCCACGCCGCCGCTGACCGTACACTCGCATCCCTCAACTACTTGGATGACCCGACCACGCCAAACCTGGACACGCTGGTGCCGGATCCGAGCCACGGCGAGGAGCTGGTCCACCCGTGCATTCTCCAGATCACGGTCTTCGAGTGCGGTGGTTTCTGTTTAGGTGCTTCCATCAACCATTCCATGTGCGATGGTTACGGTTCGTCTCTGTTCTTCAacgctatggtggagttatctCGAGGGGCGGCCCAGCCGTCGGTCCAGCCTGTCTGGGACCGAGCGAGTCTTCTGGCCCCACGAAAACCACCCCGCGTGGAGGTTCCGTTTCACGAGTTCCTCCAGTTGGATAAGGAGTTTTCGCCTTACCGTCAAGCGATCGGGCCGGTGGTTCGGGAGTGTTTCGCCATTAAAGACAATAGCTTGGAGTGCTTTAGGGCAGAATTGCAAAAGCTTTCAGGGTCCAGCTTCACCACGTTCGAGGCTTTAGGTGCATTCATATGGCGGGCCAG GGTTAAGGCCTCGAAATTTGCCGGTGATGATATAGTCAAGTTCGCATACTTGATTAATATAAGGAAATTGATGAAGCCAGCACTACCCGCTGGGTACTACGGCAATGGTTGTATTGTCATGTACGTGCAACTTGGTGCCAAAGAGCTTGTAGAGCAACCTATTTGGAAGACAGCAGAGCTGATCAAGAAGAGCAAATCAAATGCTACAGATGAGTATGTTCGATCCTTCATCGATTTTCAAGAGCTAAATTATGGAGAGGGGATCACGGCAGGGAAGGGAGTGAGTGGGTTCACAGACTGGAGGCACCTTGGTCATTCTGCAGTTGATTTTGGGTGGGGAGGTCCGGTCACTGTGCTTCCACTCTCCAGGAACATAATTGGCAGCACTGAGCCTTGCTTCTTCTTGCCTTATTCTTCTGCTAATGAGGGAATGAAGGATGGGTTTAAGGTTATGATTTCTTTGCCAGAAACTGACATGCCTACTTTCAGAGTAGAAATGGACAAGTTTACTAATCTCAAGTTGAGTACCCTTTAG